One region of Paenibacillus polymyxa M1 genomic DNA includes:
- a CDS encoding condensation domain-containing protein, which produces MQELGQLYEGQALEPLPIQYKDYAVWQQQEMQRESYQRREQFWLEHLAGELPVLDLPIAYPRPAVRSFEGATYEFTVDPNVSEQLRQVAAQTGSTLYMVLMSAYTVLLSKYSGQDDLIIGTPVAGRLLPELEPLIGMFVNTLAIRHQPQGNSTFHSYLLEARERTLQAFEHQDYPLEELVEKLDIVRDASRNPLFDTMFVLQNTESQEAKLETLSFSPYVQEHRISKFDLTLSMSDEDGQIKGSFEYCTKLFGADAIERLTGDLIAILSQVAANPDLQLSDIQVNLGEQAKGFSPDSIDFVF; this is translated from the coding sequence GTGCAGGAGCTGGGACAACTGTACGAGGGACAGGCCTTGGAGCCGCTGCCAATTCAGTACAAGGACTATGCGGTGTGGCAGCAGCAGGAAATGCAGCGTGAGTCCTACCAGCGCCGGGAACAGTTCTGGCTGGAGCATTTAGCCGGGGAATTACCGGTACTGGATCTGCCGATTGCTTATCCTAGACCTGCTGTTCGCAGCTTCGAGGGAGCAACGTATGAGTTTACCGTGGACCCGAATGTATCCGAGCAATTGCGCCAAGTGGCGGCACAGACCGGAAGTACGCTGTACATGGTGCTGATGAGCGCCTACACCGTTCTGCTGTCCAAATATAGTGGTCAGGACGATTTGATCATCGGTACGCCGGTAGCAGGTCGTTTGTTACCTGAACTGGAGCCGCTGATCGGCATGTTCGTCAATACACTAGCCATCCGGCATCAGCCGCAGGGCAACTCAACGTTCCACAGCTACCTACTGGAAGCCCGAGAGCGTACGTTACAAGCCTTCGAGCATCAGGATTATCCGCTGGAAGAGCTGGTGGAAAAGCTGGATATAGTACGGGATGCAAGCCGTAATCCGTTGTTTGATACTATGTTTGTACTGCAAAATACGGAGTCACAGGAAGCAAAGCTTGAAACGTTGTCCTTCAGTCCTTATGTGCAGGAGCATCGTATTTCCAAATTTGATTTGACCTTGTCCATGAGTGATGAAGACGGGCAGATCAAGGGTTCCTTTGAATATTGCACGAAGCTGTTTGGCGCTGACGCTATTGAACGATTAACCGGAGATTTGATAGCGATCCTGTCACAGGTTGCGGCCAATCCAGATTTGCAATTAAGCGATATTCAGGTGAACTTGGGTGAACAAGCAAAAGGCTTCTCACCGGATTCCATCGACTTTGTTTTCTAG